The Globicephala melas chromosome 20, mGloMel1.2, whole genome shotgun sequence genome contains a region encoding:
- the SPOP gene encoding speckle-type POZ protein — MSRVPSPPPPAEMSSGPVAESWCYTQIKVVKFSYMWTINNFSFCREEMGEVIKSSTFSSGANDKLKWCLRVNPKGLDEESKDYLSLYLLLVSCPKSEVRAKFKFSILNAKGEETKAMESQRAYRFVQGKDWGFKKFIRRDFLLDEANGLLPDDKLTLFCEVSVVQDSVNISGQNTMNMVKVPECRLADELGGLWENSRFTDCCLCVAGQEFQAHKAILAARSPVFSAMFEHEMEESKKNRVEINDVEPEVFKEMMCFIYTGKAPNLDKMADDLLAAADKYALERLKVMCEDALCSNLSVENAAEILILADLHSADQLKTQAVDFINYHASDVLETSGWKSMVVSHPHLVAEAYRSLASAQCPFLGPPRKRLKQS, encoded by the exons ATGTCAAGGGTTCCAAGTCCTCCACCTCCGGCAGAAATGTCGAGTGGCCCAGTAGCTGAGAGCTGGTGTTACACACAG ATCAAAGTAGTGAAATTCTCCTACATGTGGACCATCAATAACTTTAGCTTTTGCCGGGAGGAAATGGGTGAAGTCATTAAAAGTTCAACCTTTTCATCAGGAGCCAATGATAAACTGAAATG GTGTTTGCGGGTAAACCCAAAAGGGCTAGATGAAGAGAGCAAAGATTACCTGTCACTTTACCTATTACTGGTCAGCTGTCCAAAGAGTGAAGTTCGAGCAAAATTCAAATTCTCCATCCTGAATGCCAAGGGAGAAGAAACCAAAGCTATGG AGAGTCAACGGGCATATAGGTTTGTGCAAGGCAAAGACTGGGGATTCAAAAAATTCATCCGTAGAGATTTTCTCTTGGATGAGGCCAATGGGCTTCTCCCTGACGACAAGCTTACGCTCTTCTGTGAG GTGAGTGTGGTGCAAGATTCTGTCAACATTTCTGGCCAGAACACCATGAATATGGTGAAGGTTCCTGAGTGCCGGTTGGCGGATGAGTTAGGAGGACTGTGGGAGAATTCCCGGTTCACAGACTGTTGTTTGTGTGTTGCTGGCCAGGAATTCCAGGCTCACAAAGCTATCTTAGCAG CTCGTTCTCCAGTTTTTAGTGCCATGTTTGAACATGAAATGGAGGAAAGCAAAAAG AATCGGGTTGAAATCAATGATGTGGAGCCTGAAGTTTTTAAGGAAATGATGTGCTTCATTTACACGGGGAAGGCTCCGAACCTCGATAAAATGGCTGACGATTTGCTGGCAGCTGCTGACAAG TATGCCTTGGAGCGTTTAAAGGTCATGTGTGAGGATGCCCTCTGCAGTAACCTCTCCGTGGAGAACGCCGCAGAGATTCTCATCCTGGCTGACCTCCACAGCGCAGATCAGCTGAAAACTCAGGCAGTGGATTTCATCAACTA TCATGCTTCGGACGTCTTGGAGACCTCCGGGTGGAAGTCAATGGTGGTGTCACATCCCCACTTGGTGGCTGAGGCGTACCGCTCTCTGGCTTCAGCACAGTGCCCGTTCCTGGGACCCCCGCGCAAGCGCCTGAAGCAGTCCTAA